ATTTTGCCAGTGAAGGAAATCGGGCCGGTCTGCACGCAAGACACGCTGGCCAGCGAAGGATCTTCGGCCAGACCAAGGCCGCCCTTGATGCCGCCTGTGCGCGGGCGCGCGACGTAGCAGGTGACGCCTTTCACTTTCGGGTCGTTGAACGCCGTGATGACGATTTTGTGGTTGGGGCCGACCAGCTTGAAGGCTGTGCTGACAGCGCCGATCTCCCGCGAGTCATCGGCAAGGGCGGGAGATGCCAGCAGGCAGGCGGCGAGTGCAATTGCGGCGAGAAGCTTCATAAAACACCTTCAATGTTTGATTTGCGGCCATTTTGCCTGCGCTCTTGCCAAAAAGCAAACTGTGCACCCCCTATTCTGGAAAAGTTATTTTAAACCGATTGGTAACGCTCCGTCTTTATAATCGGACCGGGGGACAACATGCCAAGCGTTTATCAATTGAAAAGCAGGTTTCAGGGATTATTGCGCCCGCTGGTGGTGAAACTGGCGGCAAAGGGCGTGACGGCCAATCAGGTCACGACGGCGGCAACGGGTTTATCGGTCATCTACGGCGCCCTGATGTTCTGGCTGCATGACAGCCGTGCGCTGTTTTTGCTGCTGCCACTGTTTTTGTTTTTCCGCATGGCGCTGAATGCGGTCGATGGCATGCTGGCACGCGAACACAACATGAAGTCACGCCTTGGCGCGGTGCTGAACGAACTCGGCGATGTGATTTCGGACACTGCGCTATATTTGCCGTTCGCCTTTGTGACGGCGGGTGGCGCGTGGCTGGTCATCATCATCTGCCTGCTGGCGGTCATCAGCGAAATGACGGGCGTTGTAGGGCTGCAGATCGGCGCCAGCCGCCGCTATGACGGGCCGATGGGAAAGAGCGACCGTGCGGCGGCGTTTGGCACGCTGGGCTTTGTGCTGGGTTTGGGTTTTGCGCCCGGCTGGTGGTTCACGCTGGCGCTTGCCGCGATCCTGCTGCTGGTGGCTTATACCATTTATAACCGTGCATCCCGCGCATTAAAGGAAAATGCAGCATGACCGATGCGCCGCAACAAGTCCTGTGCGCGCTGGCGTTTTTGTGGACGCTGCTGGCATTCGCGAGCCTGATTGTCTATGTGCTGAAACGCAAGCGCCCTGAAAAAGATTACACCGAACTTGTCCTGCGCACCAAAAGCTGGTGGGTGATGATCGGCGTGTTTTCGATTGCGCTGCTGGCCAGCCGCACGGTGTCGCTGTGGTTTTTAGGCTTCATGAGTTTTCTTGCGCTGAAGGAATTTTTCTCCATGATACCAACACGCCGCGCGGACCGGCGCGTGCTGTTCTGGGCTTACCTTGCCATCCCCGCGCAATATTACTGGGCGTCAATCGAATGGTACGGCATGTTCATCATCTTCATCCCCGTTTATATGTTCCTGTTCGTCGCGTTCCGCATGATTATCGCACAGGCGACGGAAGGTTTCCTGAAATCCGCCGGCACGATCCATTGGGGTTTGATGACCTGTGTATTTTCTCTCAGCCACATGGCGTTCCTGCTTGTGTTGCCGGATATCAAGGCGGGTGGCGCAGGCGGGGCGGGGTTGCTGCTGTTTCTTGTCTTCCTGACGCAATTCAACGATGTGGCGCAGTATGTCTGGGG
This sequence is a window from Alphaproteobacteria bacterium. Protein-coding genes within it:
- a CDS encoding CreA family protein; the protein is MKLLAAIALAACLLASPALADDSREIGAVSTAFKLVGPNHKIVITAFNDPKVKGVTCYVARPRTGGIKGGLGLAEDPSLASVSCVQTGPISFTGKIDTDKSGEEVFDESRSIIFKTLQIDRIYDQLNGSLVYVARTTRIIEGSPDTSISVVAPMTWDGVAPAKPVLD
- a CDS encoding CDP-alcohol phosphatidyltransferase family protein, with protein sequence MPSVYQLKSRFQGLLRPLVVKLAAKGVTANQVTTAATGLSVIYGALMFWLHDSRALFLLLPLFLFFRMALNAVDGMLAREHNMKSRLGAVLNELGDVISDTALYLPFAFVTAGGAWLVIIICLLAVISEMTGVVGLQIGASRRYDGPMGKSDRAAAFGTLGFVLGLGFAPGWWFTLALAAILLLVAYTIYNRASRALKENAA
- a CDS encoding phosphatidate cytidylyltransferase, whose translation is MTDAPQQVLCALAFLWTLLAFASLIVYVLKRKRPEKDYTELVLRTKSWWVMIGVFSIALLASRTVSLWFLGFMSFLALKEFFSMIPTRRADRRVLFWAYLAIPAQYYWASIEWYGMFIIFIPVYMFLFVAFRMIIAQATEGFLKSAGTIHWGLMTCVFSLSHMAFLLVLPDIKAGGAGGAGLLLFLVFLTQFNDVAQYVWGKSFGKHKVLPVVSPKKTWEGLLGGIFTTTVTAMLIAPYLTPFDTLHAALAGILIGSFGFVGDVSISAIKRDIGVKDTGTLIPGHGGIMDRIDSLTYTAPLFFHFTYFFYY